Proteins co-encoded in one Haloarcula pelagica genomic window:
- a CDS encoding HIT family protein, protein MDQVFAPWRIEWVEREESDPGVDCVFCAFRDDDADRENRVVARSDRSFVLLNNYPYNPGHVMVIPHDHTGEYGELTEAALLDHARLKQRAFDALETAMGPDAFNAGLNLGGSAAGGSIDDHLHTHVVPRWDGDTNFMPVVSDTKVIVEAVDDTYERLHDAFAEQDGADVSGPDSAVRFA, encoded by the coding sequence ATGGATCAGGTGTTTGCGCCGTGGCGGATCGAGTGGGTCGAACGCGAGGAGTCGGACCCGGGCGTCGACTGCGTGTTCTGTGCGTTCCGGGACGACGACGCCGACCGCGAGAACCGGGTGGTCGCCCGGAGCGATCGGTCGTTCGTGCTGTTGAACAACTACCCGTACAACCCCGGGCACGTGATGGTCATCCCCCACGACCACACCGGGGAGTACGGCGAGCTTACCGAGGCGGCCCTGCTGGACCACGCCCGGCTGAAACAGCGGGCCTTCGACGCGCTGGAGACCGCGATGGGGCCGGACGCGTTCAACGCGGGACTGAACCTCGGCGGGTCCGCCGCCGGGGGGTCGATCGACGACCACCTCCACACCCACGTCGTCCCCCGGTGGGACGGCGACACGAACTTCATGCCGGTCGTCAGCGACACGAAGGTGATCGTCGAGGCGGTCGACGACACCTACGAGCGGCTACACGACGCGTTCGCCGAACAGGACGGGGCCGACGTGTCGGGGCCGGACAGCGCCGTTCGGTTCGCCTGA
- the map gene encoding type II methionyl aminopeptidase, with translation MSDVDLQAEQYEQCREAGEILAQVRDEAAQRVEVGASHLELAEWAEDRIRELGGEPAFPVNISIDEEAAHATPSRDDDATFGEEMINLDIGVHVDGWLADTAVTVDLSGHDDLAAASEEALDAALEVAGPGVDVGQIGAAVEDVIEGYGFNPVVNLTGHGLGHWEQHTAPNIPNREVQQGAVLETGDVVAIEPFATDGGGKVQEGAEEEIFALEREGNVRNRQARQVLDQIAEEFRTLPFAARWLDSSRAEMALRRLQQQGIVHGYPVLKEQDGYYVSQKEHTVIITEDGCEVTTRSR, from the coding sequence ATGAGCGACGTGGACCTCCAGGCCGAGCAGTACGAGCAGTGCCGCGAGGCCGGTGAGATTCTCGCACAGGTACGCGACGAGGCCGCCCAGCGGGTCGAGGTCGGCGCCAGCCACCTCGAACTCGCGGAGTGGGCCGAAGACCGCATCCGGGAGCTGGGCGGCGAACCGGCGTTCCCGGTCAACATCTCGATCGACGAGGAGGCCGCCCACGCGACCCCCTCGCGTGACGACGACGCCACCTTCGGCGAGGAGATGATCAACCTCGACATCGGCGTCCACGTCGACGGCTGGCTGGCCGACACGGCCGTCACCGTCGACCTCTCGGGACACGACGACCTGGCCGCGGCCTCCGAGGAGGCGCTAGACGCCGCCCTCGAGGTCGCCGGCCCGGGCGTCGATGTCGGACAGATCGGTGCCGCCGTCGAGGATGTCATCGAGGGGTACGGCTTCAACCCCGTTGTCAACCTCACCGGTCACGGACTGGGCCACTGGGAACAGCACACGGCCCCGAACATCCCCAACCGCGAGGTCCAGCAGGGCGCCGTCCTGGAGACCGGTGACGTGGTCGCCATCGAACCGTTCGCGACCGACGGCGGCGGCAAGGTCCAGGAGGGCGCCGAGGAGGAGATCTTCGCGCTCGAACGGGAAGGCAACGTCCGGAACCGCCAGGCGCGGCAGGTGCTCGACCAGATCGCCGAGGAGTTCCGGACGCTGCCCTTCGCCGCCCGCTGGCTCGACTCCTCGCGGGCCGAGATGGCGCTTCGCCGCCTCCAGCAACAGGGGATCGTCCACGGCTATCCCGTCCTCAAGGAACAGGACGGCTACTACGTCAGCCAGAAAGAACACACCGTCATCATCACCGAGGACGGCTGTGAAGTGACGACTCGCTCGCGGTAA